The Vitis vinifera cultivar Pinot Noir 40024 chromosome 3, ASM3070453v1 region CACTCCTATGTATGCTGGTTTACAATAAGGACATATGGAAAATTTCTAACCACAAAATGGTAGTAAAGCATAGCAGAATAATCAGGTGCTAGGTGTCCTTCACATATGGCAAGTGAGTGTCTTGCTATATTCTATTTGTGCCAGCTATAGATTCATCAAATACCTATGTGGCTGGTCACAGTGAAGACAGCCATTCTCAATCACAGGATAATGGTGACGTAACTGCCTACCCCCTATTCATGGACCAACAACTGATGCAGCAACTTGTCAACAATAAAAGAGGATTAATTGTTTGGGTCTAGTTTGAGCACgtctacttttatttttttcgaaTCTATTGAAAAGACAGTATCGATTAATAGTATGATGTGTATATTTTTGCATcctattatttgtattttgattccatttttAACTCTTTATTCATTGACTTAGCTCCTCATACATATTCAATGATATAAATCCTTTGACCTGTAGATATGAATACGATAacttaacaaaattttctttcaagtcCCTTTAAGAAATTGGAACTGATAATCATTAATCATTTCAGTTGTTTGCCTTTTCAGAttgattaaattgttttttctttctttctttttttttttttgataagactTCACTTGAATTTGGTTTTATATCAATAtaagttaaatttataaaataaaaataaaacattgtttttaaaaacaaaacaaattctttcatccaaacgagttttttgtttttaaaaactattttttaaaacatctagccaaacactcttatttttaaaaaattctaaaaaactgttttttgttctctattttaaaacaagttttaaaaaacattgcCAAACAGGGCCTAAAATAGTTAAGTTCCTTGAATTTTAATTAGGAAAACATATAGTCTGAATAGATATCTTGGAAAAATTATGGGAGCAGTGCAtggttatttttatatttacttgtactttttggtttgttttacATTTTTCCAAGGAGAACCACGATTGCTTTTCTTAGGTAGAATGGCCGAGGAAGAACAAGAAATTAAAATGGCCCTTTTCAGCCACTGTTGATGTGCTGCAGCTGTTTGCATCCTCACCCTTGTTGATTCTTTGTAATGAAATCCTCTTCCTTCCAAGGGCCGCTACCTCCTGTCATTTACCATTCTGGTGAGTTTCTTTGGGCTGATCATGCTGTTTGTCACACACAAAATCTAGCACCAAATTTTTGCGTATGTGCAGCGCTTAGCCACCCCTCTAAGCTAGCCTTCCAACAACCTGCACGAGATTAAATCAAAGAGCCCACATAAGCACACACAAGTTTATAGGGCACCATCCCCCAACTTGTATTTTATTCTATCCCAAATAAGAATACAAGACACAGATTGGCAAGGCTCCCACAATAGCATCGAGTTCATGTTCTCTCAAGATCTCTCTCTAGATCCCTTTGTATGATTGTGTGAATGTATAAGTACTCAAGGAGGTTCTCCCATTTCCCTTTTATAGAGTGGCTACCACCCACACTTTGTTTGACTAGAACTCCGCATACTAGTTCAACTAGGACTATTCCTCATAACCCATGGCACCGACCATTCCCACTAGGACTCTGAGTCCTTCTTAGACTACAATCATAATCACAAGGGAAATAAGGACTCCTACTCATTCTCGTGCATTAGGAGTGTCTTCCTTCGGGCATTAGGACTCAATCTCCTACTTTGACTAGGAGTCTCATGTATCAAGAGTCTTTCTCCTCATGCTGCAGTCCacgcatatatatatatagattgtGTCATCCAAGCTCTCCTTTTGGGACTACCTATTAAGTCGTCTCATGTGGACCACCTATCTAAGTCGTCTCATGTGCTCGACTTGTCCACTTCGCATGAGCAAAGCTTATGTGTGTCCTGTGCACTTTCCGTGCTTGCGGCTTGTGTGTGCGGCTCCATGCACTCACCCAAGCAACCCTTCAATCTAATGCCACAACCCCTTTGTTATCTTGTTCCTTCTCTAGGGGCTTCCCTTCCGAGCACAAAGTTACCCATGAGGCCCCTTTGTGTCTCATGGTCTGTGTCGAGGGTCTAACACTGCCCTAGTATTGAGTTGGGCGGAGACTaattgatgggggaaagccttttaaagtttattcaaggaagaaagggaagacctaagtaaactttaagtaggattaatataattagaatttgagtcatgataggttattagagtcctagtagaataggttattagagtcctagtagactttggatttcttagagaagcctataaataggctaatcaatgtaaatcaaaggaatgaatttttgatgaataatattatactttctttcattgcaaggttgcaaccctcaatggtgagactccattgattttcttctaggtgagactcctagaaggccttagtgagactctaaggttttccatcttttcttcattgtttcttcatcttcattgtaggtctcttcttcctttgggTAACTTTCCAATTCAGATTCTGGTTCTTCAACACAAAAGTGTAAACTTTTGGTTGGGCATACAACAGCATAATGACCATGCCCACCACACTTAAAGCATAAAGGAGTCACGTCTACTTTTCTATCTCCATTACTCATTgaatttttacccttattaccaTTCTTGTAAGCCACATTCGAAGTTTGTTGAGTGTTGCCCCCACCATTCACATGATTAGGAGTTCTGAAGTTTGACGTGCTTAAAGGTTTGCTTGCTGTCCTGTTGGAGAAAGTGCTCCCAATTTGTGAACTTGGACGCCTGGAAACCCGGAATTTGAGGCCTTCTTCTATTTTGAGGGCTAGTTGATAAACGTCATTTACGGTATAAGTGTGTGCAACTATCATCTCAAGTTGAATCTCCATTCGAAGTCCAGCTTTGTAGCGGGCTGCAAGTTGAGCATCACTTTCCCGCACTTGATTTCGAAtgctcaattcatggaattcttctgtatattcttcaacggacttggtaccttgtttaagggaaaacaattttgtatacataagttgttcataatcagtTGGGAGAAAGTGCTCCTTCATTTTCAACTTCATCTCGTCCCATGTGTCAATAGGCGGTTAGCCAGTTCTATGAGCTTGATTCTCGATATTATGCCATCATAGACGTGCTGCTCCTTTCAACTTTGCCTTCACAAAACGAACTTTTCTATTTTCGGGCATTGCATACCAATCAAAGTAATCTTCCATTGACATAATCCAATCAAGAAAAGCTGTTGGATttagttttccataaaattcagcaaCTTCAAGACGTACCTTTTTTGTATGTTCTTGATGATCAACTTGTGTCTACTCGACAAGGTGGATACCAAAAATTTTTAGTGAAATGGCGAGGCAAACCACATTCTGAGAATACATGGATTACGACAACGGATTTTCAGAAGATTAACCCCGATCTCTATGAATAGTATCAAGCATCTAACTCGTCGGAGCCGAGTTCTTTCAAGCCGGGGAGAATTGATGGGGGAAAgtcttttaaagtttattcaaggaagaaagggaagacctaagtaaactttaagtaggattaatataattagaatttgagtcatgataggttattagagtcctagtagaataggttattagagtcctagtagactttggatttcttagagaagcctataaataggctaatcaatgtaaatcaaaggaatgaatttttgatgaataatattatactttctttcattgcaaggttgcaaccctcaatggtgagactccattgattttcttctaggtgagactcctagaaggccttagtgagactctaaggttttccatcttttcttcattgtttcttctttctctctatttcttatcttataattttctctaccataaagtttattccttgttcctctccttacaccctaaaaataaaaccctagcccacctacccttgagtgtaggcaaccatcctagggttgtcctacatcactaATTCAAGCAagaattttgagaaagaaaGGAGATTTGCAGTTAGAACACTAGAAAGGTGTAGTGCTGATTGGAAGGCAACGTAAGTAGGCTACTATATATTACCTAGCCCCAACTCAGTTCTTGAAACTGTAAACTGATGTTAGGCTTGGTTGGGTGCAAAGCCATGTGCTGCATGGACAAGGAGGGGCCTTCAAGAAGTGGCTGAGAAGGTGCTGCATGAAGAGTCAAGGTGGAGCAATGAGCATAGCCACACAGTATATCTGGTCCCCTCTGCAAAGTGGTTTAGTGACAATAGATCCAATCCCTTTAGCTGGAAACCGACAACAGATAGTCTgaacaaagacaaaaataaacaaaacatgaaGGGAACAATATGTTAACCGATCCAATTGGGTACATATGGGAATTCAAGAGAGTCAGGGTTTTAGAACCTGAAAAGCCACACTATTCACAAGCCATTCAATGCCTACACACAACAATTGAAGCTTCCCCTATGTTGGGCTGCATATGGAGATTAAACCTCACTGAAAGAAAAAAGTAAGTTCTAAAACTTACAATCAATTTTTCAAGGTAGACAAAGATGTGGATCCAAACAAGGAACATGGCTTCCATACAGTGGGAAGGAACCAAGTTGGATTGAAAAGCATTGAAGAGTTTGAGAGCTGGGCACGTTTGGTTTCTGTTCGTAGACCACTATTAATTCATACATTACAccacaattattaattttcccTCCGTTTTTTCAGAAGCCAAACACAACTATAAGagtgaaagaaacaaaaaaatgaaaaggaagtcACCTGTTTGTAAGTGGGGTTTGTGAGCCGATCCAAAAGCTATAGCTCCTGTTGTTAATTGTTCAGAAAATGGTTTCTTATGAAACAAATCCATTGAGACGCCAATAccaagaagagagagagaggaagctATAGCACTATTGCTTGGCTTGAAACCCAACTTAAGTAGAAGTTGGCCTGTTTTCCAATCTGTGTTTCTTTTATTCATCACTGTGTTTGGCTACTGTGAAAACAGATGAAAGTAGTACATGGCTTGAAGTACCATATATGAATTTGTGCCGCTTTGGGATTGTATACATAACTCATAAAAGCAAACCCTCTTCTGCCTAGAATTTGAAGAACTGTAAAAATCAGATTTTTGAACGAAAAGTGAATGGGGTTTGCTGATTTGGCCTCAATAAGGCCTTCTTTGAAAGCTTATTCATGGTGAGCTGCTTTTTTATGTTGAACTGATTTTATCCACAACTCATTTGGAGGTAATAAGCAATATACTctcaagggaagaaaagaaaacatggaGAAAACACCTTCTAAATTCTCATTGTATATGTATTATCAAACTAAACTAGTGTGGATCatttttacaaacaaaaaaaagagaCTTTGATTTCTTTAAAAGGCACATAGTAGTAACTGCTCATTGCTCTCTCCTTGATGGAAGTATGCCGAGGATGAGCAGTTATGTGAAGTTAGAGACATGATCAGAGCTCTCTCCAAATCTTTTGCTACACCGTGTTGGATGATTGAGATTGCATAGTCCATGAAGATTGAATCACATGGCAATATGATGGGGCCTTCACTTTCTACCCCAAACTCCTCCTCAGACATTTGTGAAAGCTCTCTGAAGATCTCATTACTGAGATACACCAAAGGAATCACAAAGCGTCTCCTATCAGTGTTGTACACAACAAAATGGCCCTTGTCTGCCACAGCTGATGTACTACAACAGTCAGCATCCAAAACCAAATCTGTTCTTGGAAGAGAAATTCTCTTCCCCTTCATGGTAGAGCTTCTTAGCATTTATCATGCTGTCTTACTCTCTATATTATGGACAGATGGCTttgagaaaaaggagaaaaaaaaattgaagagggAGACAAAAAACACATGAAGAAAATGCTTTGAGAATTCTCactatattctatatattttatcaaactAAATTCTGTggatcatttacaaaatttaagtACGATCTCTTCAGAAGGCACATAATAGTAATGATTCATTGTTCTGTTCTTGGTGGAAGTATGAAGAAGATGAGCAGCTACTGGAAGCTATAGAC contains the following coding sequences:
- the LOC100264053 gene encoding auxin-responsive protein SAUR67, translated to MKGKRISLPRTDLVLDADCCSTSAVADKGHFVVYNTDRRRFVIPLVYLSNEIFRELSQMSEEEFGVESEGPIILPCDSIFMDYAISIIQHGVAKDLERALIMSLTSHNCSSSAYFHQGESNEQLLLCAF